From a region of the Leishmania major strain Friedlin complete genome, chromosome 32 genome:
- a CDS encoding putative chaperonin containing t-complex protein — protein MSLAFDEYGRPFLLVKEQQQKERVSGVEAQRANILAALGVANVLKSSLGPRGMDKILTTPDNEVVVTNDGATILDLMDIDNEVGQLMVELSKSQDSEIGDGTTGVVCFAGALLEQATALLDKGIHSSRISEGYEKACEMACKRLEEVAESISLEKKEVLLQTARSTLNSKVVNRDRDRLAQICVDAVLAVADMERRDVNMDLIKVEGKVGGRLEETCLVDGIVLDKDFSHPQMPKELTNPKMAILTCAFEPPKPKTKHTLQINSAEHMRELHEQEQEYFRSEVQRCKDAGADLVICQWGFDDEANYLLYRNQLPAVRWVGGVELEMIAIATAGRIVPRFEDLTAEKLGTCGRVREVGFGTTKDRMIFVENCPNSKAVTVFIRGGNKMMIEEAKRSLHDAICMVRNLIRDNRIVYGGGSAELAASSAVLAHADAVSTVDQYAIRAFADALESIPINLALNSGLDPIRALSDARKAQIQGNNPYAGIDCMDRGTIDMKQQEVFETLSGKCSQLRLATQVVKMILKIDDVIVTKPDEEQQQ, from the coding sequence ATGTCTCTTGCGTTTGATGAGTACGGACGCCCCTTTCTGCTGGTGAAGGAGCAACAGCAGAAGGAGCGCGTGAGCGGCGTCGAGGCGCAGAGAGCGAACATACTCGCTGCACTCGGCGTGGCGAATGTGCTAAAGTCGAGCCTCGGTCCGCGAGGCATGGATAAGATCCTTACCACGCCGGACAACGAAGTGGTTGTGACAAACGACGGCGCCACCATCCTAGACCTGATGGACATCGACAACGAGGTCGGCCAGCTCATGGTGGAGCTGAGCAAGTCGCAGGACTCCGAGATCGGCGATGGCACCACTGGTGTTGTGTGCTTTGcaggcgcgctgctggagcaggcaACGGCGCTCCTGGACAAAGGCATCCACAGCTCACGCATCTCGGAGGGCTACGAGAAGGCGTGCGAGATGGCGTGCAAGCgcctggaggaggtggccgaATCCATCTCTctggagaagaaggaggTCCTGCTGCAGACGGCCCGCTCGACGCTGAACTCTAAAGTGGTGAACCGTGACCGCGACCGTCTGGCGCAGATCTGCGTGGACGCGGTGCTCGCCGTGGCGGACATGGAGCGGCGTGACGTGAACATGGACCTTATCAAGGTTGAGGGCAAGGTTGGCGGCCGCCTGGAAGAGACGTGCCTCGTGGATGGCATTGTTCTTGACAAGGACTTCTCGCATCCGCAGATGCCAAAGGAGCTGACGAACCCGAAGATGGCCATCCTGACCTGCGCCTTCGAGCCGCCAAAGCCGAAGACGAAGCACACTCTGCAAATCAACAGCGCCGAACACATGCGTGAGCTGCacgagcaggagcaggagtACTTCCGCTCcgaggtgcagcgctgcaagGACGCCGGTGCCGACCTCGTCATTTGCCAGTGGGGTTTTGATGATGAGGCGAACTACCTACTGTATCGTAACCAGCTGCCGGCGGTTCGCTGGGTCGGTGGCGTGGAGCTGGAAATGATCGCTATCGCCACTGCCGGCCGCATCGTCCCTCGCTTTGAGGATCTGACGGCGGAGAAGCTCGGCACATGCGGCCGTGTCCGCGAGGTCGGCTTTGGCACCACGAAGGACCGCATGATCTTTGTCGAGAACTGCCCGAATAGCAAGGCCGTCACCGTCTTCATCCGCGGTGGCAACAAGATGATGATTGAGGAAGCAAAGCGCTCACTCCACGACGCCATCTGCATGGTCCGCAACCTCATCCGCGACAACCGCATCGTTTACGGCGGGGGctcggcggagctggcggcgtcGTCTGCGGTGCTCGCccacgccgacgccgtgTCCACGGTGGACCAGTACGCCATTCGCGCCTTCGCTGACGCTCTCGAGTCGATCCCGATCAACCTGGCCCTCAATAGCGGTCTCGACCCCATTCGCGCCCTTTCCGATGCACGCAAGGCGCAGATCCAGGGCAATAATCCGTACGCCGGCATCGACTGCATGGACCGCGGCACTATCGACATGAAGCAGCAGGAGGTGTTCGAGACTTTGAGTGGAAAGTgctcgcagctgcgcctaGCAACGCAGGTGGTGAAGATGATCCTCAAGATCGACGACGTCATTGTCACGAAGCCGGatgaggagcagcagcagtaa